The genomic window CACCGCCTTCGGCTGCTTCGCGACCCGCGCGAAGTCGCGCAGGGTGAGGCTCAGGCCCAAGCCGAACATGATGATGCCGAGGGCGACGGGCAATCCGATGGTGGTCAACGCTGATCCCATGGACACATAGTGCCCGACGCCCCGCTCGGTAGACTCACGACATGGCTGATTCCTCCTTTGACATCGTTTCGAAGATCGACCGCCAGGAGGCGGACAACGCCCTGAACCAGGCACGCAAAGAGGTCGAGCAGCGCTACGACTTCAAGGGCACTGACGCCTCGATCGAGTGGAGCGGCGAGTCGATCCTCATCAAGGCCAACAGCGAGGACCGCGCGAAGGCCGTGCTCGACGTGTTCCAGTCGAAGCTGATCAAGCGCGGCATCTCGCTGAAGAGCCTCGAGACGGGCGACCCCACCCCCAGCGGTCGTGAGTACCGCATCGTCTCCACGCTGAAGGAAGGCATCTCGCAGGAGAACGCCAAGAAGATCGGCAAGCTCATCCGCGACGAGGGCCCGAAGTCGGTGAAGTCGCAGATCCAGGGCGACGAGCTGCGGGTGCAGTCCAAGAGCCGCGACGACCTGCAGGAAGTTCAGCGACTGCTGAAGGCGGCCGACCTCGACGTCGACCTGCAGTTCATCAACTACCGCTGAGGCCGGC from Microbacterium sp. zg-Y625 includes these protein-coding regions:
- a CDS encoding YajQ family cyclic di-GMP-binding protein, with amino-acid sequence MADSSFDIVSKIDRQEADNALNQARKEVEQRYDFKGTDASIEWSGESILIKANSEDRAKAVLDVFQSKLIKRGISLKSLETGDPTPSGREYRIVSTLKEGISQENAKKIGKLIRDEGPKSVKSQIQGDELRVQSKSRDDLQEVQRLLKAADLDVDLQFINYR